The following proteins are encoded in a genomic region of Sesamum indicum cultivar Zhongzhi No. 13 linkage group LG8, S_indicum_v1.0, whole genome shotgun sequence:
- the LOC105167906 gene encoding CASP-like protein 1C1 produces the protein MSLSKRIPIFLLRLLALGATVSATLVMITSHDSAQLFNMKFEAKYTNSPTFKYFVLMNAIASGYTLILLFFSSKSSYGHLILILDLVMALLLDSSISACLAIGQVGKNGNSHAGWLPICGQVPKFCDHVTGALVAGFVAAIVYFLILLYSLHNVMNLFFLKT, from the exons ATGAGTTTGTCCAAGAGGATCCCAATATTTCTGCTGAGGCTGCTGGCCTTGGGTGCCACTGTCTCTGCAACACTAGTCATGATCACCAGCCATGACTCTGCTCAACTCTTTAACATGAAATTCGAGGCCAAATACACCAATTCTCCGACTTTCAA GTACTTTGTGCTGATGAATGCAATTGCAAGTGGTTACACACTTATTCTactctttttctcttccaAGAGTTCATATGGGCACTTGATCTTGATCTTGGATCTG GTTATGGCTTTGCTGCTGGATTCAAGCATATCAGCATGTTTAGCAATAGGGCAAGTGGGGAAGAATGGGAACAGCCATGCAGGTTGGCTGCCTATTTGTGGACAAGTTCCTAAGTTCTGTGACCATGTTACAGGAGCTTTGGTTGCTGGTTTCGTGGCTGCAATAGTTTATTTCCTAATACTTCTCTACTCTCTTCACAACGTCAtgaatcttttctttctcaagaCCTAG